Sequence from the Candidatus Acidiferrales bacterium genome:
TCCCACGCCACCGCTGGCACCGGTGATGAGCACCGTCTGGCCGGGTTCCATCCGGGCACGGCTCCCCAGCGCGTGCACGGCCGTACCCAACGTGCACGCCGTGACGGCTGCTTCGGCATCGGACAAAGCGTTCGGAACACTCGCCACTACGTGCTCAGGGGCGACAAAAAATTCCGCGTACCCTCCGGGAATTTCCTCTCCGAAGAAAACGGCTCCCGTACGGCAGAGCGTGGGCCGGCTGTCGCGGCAGTGGTGACATTGGCCGCAGTTGACACGCTGCAGGCACGCGACGCGATCGCCTGGACGAAACCGCGTCACTTGGGCGCCGGCCTCGATGACTTCGCCGGCTACCTCGTGGCCCAGAATAGCGGGTAGCCGTGTTCGCGGCAGGTCCCCTCGGCGATTGATTACATCATGGAAGCAGACGCCGCAGGCTCCCACCCGCACCAAAAGCTCGTGTGGACCGGGTCGTGGTTCGGGGACTTCTTCCCAGCGTAGATTTTCTGCCGGCCCGAATTCGTGAAGAAGGATCGCTCTCATAGGTTGACGTATCGGTCGCGGATTTTTCTTGGATCAAATTTGTCCAGAGCCAGCCGCTCGCGCCGAGAGAGTTGGGAAGTGTAGCGGAGTCGCGGCGGCCGGCGGACAGGGAAACCCGTCTTCGCTTTTACTTCATTGATGCTGCCGGGCGGATGCAAGCTGACGACGTGGAGTGCTCCGCCCACCAGTCGGAAGACCCCCAGTTCGGTAACCAGCAGCACCGGGTTGGACGCGGCGACGGTGGTGACGGTGTCCACCCGGCGGACGAACGACGAGGGTGAATGGCGCGCAGAAAACAGCACTGGATTCTTTACGAGCTGTCGCAGAGCATACGCCCCCGCAACCCCGGGTAACTTCCGCGATGGGCCGTTTGACCCCTGGAGCAGGCTGAGATTGGTGTTCCCGTCCCGGTCGAGCTGGACAAAGCCGAAAAACATCACGTCGATGCGGCCGCGGGCCGCGAACTCCCATAGGTCGGTCAGCCGCAAGCAGTAGGGGTTGTTCTTGAGCAGGGTGACGTCGGTCGAGCTCGGCGGGAGAGATTGCCCGCTGAGGCGGGCCGGATTGATGGCCCCGCTGCAATTCAGGTAGGTGAGTTCGGGGGCATGCGTCGCCTTGGCCACGGCAATCGCCAGCATCGGCAACCAGGAGAGCAAACCCGTGGCTACCGTGGCCCCGTTGGGGATTTGGCGGGCCATCGCTACCACCAAAAAGTCGGCTGGGGAAGGCTGGCTCATTGCACCAGGTGCCGCGCGCATTCTGCCGTGGCCACGTAACGGCGCAAGTATTCGCGGAATCGCCCGGCGCGCACCATGGCCACGTACTCCCCGATGTGCCGGCCATCCTCACCGTAGTAGCCGGCGCAGGCGGTGGGCCAGGCGCCACCCGGCGAGTGAACCACATAGTCAACCAAGACCGAGGGAAGGGTGGCGTGGCGCAAGCGCGGCACGATTTCTTCCGTGGTGACAAGGACGGAGCGGCTGGCGCGGGTCACCAGCTCATCGGTTACCGGGTCATCGATCCAGACGTTGCCCTGGCGGTCGGCGGCCTGGGCGTGGATGAGCGCCACCTCCGGCTCAAGGGCGCGGACCACGGGCACCACGCACCCACGAAACGGGT
This genomic interval carries:
- a CDS encoding zinc-binding dehydrogenase; amino-acid sequence: MRAILLHEFGPAENLRWEEVPEPRPGPHELLVRVGACGVCFHDVINRRGDLPRTRLPAILGHEVAGEVIEAGAQVTRFRPGDRVACLQRVNCGQCHHCRDSRPTLCRTGAVFFGEEIPGGYAEFFVAPEHVVASVPNALSDAEAAVTACTLGTAVHALGSRARMEPGQTVLITGASGGVGIHAIQLARLMGARVVAVTSSESKLESLKQWGAHAVIHAPRLEFAKAVKESVGPVDIALEVVGSATLDESLHALKSGGRLVVLGNVVGGRAAFNPGLVILKELEIIGSFATSVAELKQAFELVSSSKIQVLVSKCLPLREAVQAHRLLEARTVTGRLVLQP
- a CDS encoding CoA-transferase; translated protein: MARQIPNGATVATGLLSWLPMLAIAVAKATHAPELTYLNCSGAINPARLSGQSLPPSSTDVTLLKNNPYCLRLTDLWEFAARGRIDVMFFGFVQLDRDGNTNLSLLQGSNGPSRKLPGVAGAYALRQLVKNPVLFSARHSPSSFVRRVDTVTTVAASNPVLLVTELGVFRLVGGALHVVSLHPPGSINEVKAKTGFPVRRPPRLRYTSQLSRRERLALDKFDPRKIRDRYVNL